From one Lotus japonicus ecotype B-129 chromosome 3, LjGifu_v1.2 genomic stretch:
- the LOC130743939 gene encoding uncharacterized protein LOC130743939 has translation MNLPTLDGKNYDHWSVQMKAIFGFQECLEVVESGFEKITESSSETQKSAHSEAKKKDCKATFLIHQCVDAANFEKISKAKSSKEAWEILEKSHSGLAKVKKVRLQTMRRQYELLQMEEQESIAEYFTRIRSLTNQMKTYGESMPDQGIVEKVLRILTPKFDHVVVAIEESKDTETLKIDELQGSLEAHEQRFKERSGDRESEQALSAQWRGKNNSGQNDKKKDKGKWTGDKRNDGGGSSSQEQRSQKSNSDSSHAKKGGNQNNGKQKKDKSKIQCFKCRNWGHFAS, from the coding sequence ATGAATCTTCCTACTCTCGATGGGAAGAATTATGATCATTGGAGTGTCCAGATGAAAGCAATTTTCGGATTCCAAGAGTGCCTTGAGGTTGTTGAATCTGGGTTTGAAAAAATCACTGAATCTTCTTCTGAAACCCAGAAATCTGCACACAGTGAAGCCAAGAAGAAGGATTGCAAGGCAACTTTCTTGATTCATCAGTGCGTTGATGCTGCAAATTTTGAGAAGATCTCAAAGGCAAAATCCTCAAAAGAAGCATGGGAGATATTGGAGAAAAGTCATTCTGGGTTGGCAAAGGTGAAGAAAGTTAGACTCCAGACGATGAGGAGGCAATATGAACTGCTTCAGATGGAGGAGCAAGAATCTATTGCAGAATACTTCACCAGAATCAGAAGCTTGACCAACCAAATGAAGACCTATGGTGAGAGCATGCCAGATCAAGGAATTGTTGAAAAGGTACTCAGAATCCTTACTCCTAAATTTGATCATGTAGTGGTAGCAATAGAGGAATCTAAGGACACTGAAACTCTCAAGATCGATGAGTTACAAGGATCCTTAGAGGCACATGAACAAAGATTTAAGGAGAGATCAGGTGATAGGGAATCTGAACAAGCTTTGAGTGCTCAATGGAGAGGAAAAAATAATTCTGGGCAGAATGATAAGAAGAAAGACAAGGGAAAATGGACTGGGGATAAGAGGAATGATGGTGGAGGATCAAGCTCACAAGAGCAAAGATCTCAGAAGTCAAATTCTGATTCAAGTCATGCCAAGAAAGGTGGAAACCAGAACAATGGGAAACAGAAGAAGGATAAGAGCAAGATCCAGTGTTTCAAATGCAGAAATTGGGGGCATTTTGCTTCATAA